The Cytophagia bacterium CHB2 genome has a window encoding:
- a CDS encoding imidazolonepropionase produces the protein MSALLIHNARLATPISNDAGAPAWEFRELYPAALYCEDDCIVRVGEQDRVLEELPACDEIDAGGRVLTPGLVDCHTHPVFFNHRAHEFVQRTQGTTYQEIAAGGGGIRYSVRDLRAAAEDDLRQRVLQRLDVFLKYGTTTIEAKSGYGLSLEHELLSLRVLQEAAREHPVEIVPTFLGAHEVPDEYRSQREQYLNLILHEMIPAVAAQNLARFADVFCEEHVFGKTEALQVLQTAARFGLRAKIHADQLSESGGAQVAIAAQAVSADHLEYMPPALYAPFREAGIVPVLLPGADFFIRAKKYADARAMIAAGLPVAISTDFNPGSCMTESLPMIMTLACLHLQMTPAQTLIAATLHAARALALGNQIGSLEVGKQADAVLWDADSVNEIPYHFGINLVHAVIKKGRVVVERHAPLREFDRKNFIF, from the coding sequence ATGAGTGCGTTGTTGATTCACAATGCGCGCCTCGCGACCCCGATTTCGAATGACGCCGGCGCGCCGGCTTGGGAATTTCGTGAATTATATCCTGCCGCACTTTATTGCGAAGACGATTGCATCGTCCGCGTTGGCGAGCAGGATCGTGTGCTTGAAGAATTGCCCGCGTGTGACGAGATTGACGCCGGCGGCCGCGTGCTCACGCCGGGTTTAGTCGATTGCCACACACATCCGGTTTTTTTTAATCATCGTGCGCACGAGTTCGTGCAGCGCACCCAAGGCACAACCTATCAGGAAATCGCGGCGGGCGGCGGTGGCATTCGTTACAGCGTGCGTGATTTGCGCGCGGCAGCGGAAGACGATTTGCGCCAACGTGTGCTGCAACGCCTGGATGTTTTTTTGAAATATGGCACGACGACGATTGAAGCCAAAAGCGGCTACGGCTTGAGCCTAGAACATGAATTGCTGTCGCTGAGAGTTTTGCAGGAGGCGGCGCGCGAGCATCCGGTTGAAATTGTCCCGACTTTTTTGGGCGCGCATGAAGTTCCGGATGAATACCGCAGCCAGCGCGAGCAGTATCTGAATTTGATTTTGCACGAGATGATTCCGGCGGTCGCCGCGCAGAATTTAGCGCGTTTCGCCGACGTGTTTTGTGAAGAGCATGTGTTCGGCAAAACCGAAGCCCTGCAAGTTTTGCAGACAGCCGCGCGCTTCGGTTTGCGTGCAAAGATTCATGCGGATCAATTATCCGAAAGCGGCGGAGCGCAGGTCGCGATCGCGGCGCAAGCGGTGTCTGCTGATCATTTGGAGTACATGCCGCCCGCGCTTTATGCGCCTTTTCGTGAAGCCGGCATCGTGCCGGTGTTGCTGCCGGGCGCGGACTTTTTTATCCGCGCAAAAAAATACGCCGATGCGCGCGCCATGATCGCCGCCGGTTTGCCCGTGGCGATTTCCACGGACTTCAATCCCGGCTCTTGCATGACGGAAAGCTTGCCGATGATCATGACGCTGGCATGCTTGCATCTGCAAATGACGCCGGCGCAAACCCTGATCGCTGCAACGCTGCACGCGGCGCGCGCGCTCGCGCTCGGGAACCAAATCGGCTCGCTTGAAGTTGGCAAACAAGCCGACGCCGTGCTCTGGGATGCCGACTCGGTGAATGAGATTCCGTATCACTTTGGCATCAACCTGGTTCATGCCGTCATCAAAAAAGGCCGCGTGGTGGTGGAGCGTCATGCGCCGTTGCGAGAATTCGATAGGAAAAATTTCATATTCTGA
- the hutU gene encoding urocanate hydratase, with the protein MPSPTSREMKAPRGTALSCKGWVQEAALRMLMNNLDPEVAEMPEALVVYGGRGKAARNWDCFDAIVRSLRQLENDETLLVQSGKPVGIFKTHSDAPRVLIANSLLVPAWANAAYFRELEDRGLIMYGQMTAGSWIYIGTQGILQGTYETFAAAAAQHFGGSLAGRLVVTGGMGGMGGAQPLAATMNGAACLVVEVDRQRIERRIQHRYCDRLADNLEAALQMLNEAKQNKKALSVGLVGNCADILPELVRRNIVPDILTDQTSAHDELNGYVPNGMPYAEALALRQRNPAEYIKHAYEAMATHVRAMLDLQRRGAVTFDYGNNLRAQAQKAGVTNAFDFPGFVPAYVRPLFCEGKGPFRWAALSGDPHDIAVTDDLVLQLFPHNQALRRWIEMARERVAFQGLPARICWLGYGERAQFGLALNALVASGKIKAPIVIGRDHLDCGSVASPNRETEAMLDGSDAIADWPILNALLNTASGASWVSVHHGGGVGIGYSLHAGQVIVADGTPEAARRLERVLTNDPGIGVARHVDAGYDIAQQVARTRDIKIPMMPS; encoded by the coding sequence ATGCCATCACCGACAAGCCGTGAGATGAAAGCGCCGCGCGGCACCGCCCTGAGCTGCAAAGGCTGGGTGCAGGAAGCGGCGTTGCGCATGCTGATGAACAATCTCGATCCCGAAGTGGCGGAGATGCCGGAGGCGTTGGTGGTGTACGGCGGCCGCGGCAAAGCCGCGCGCAACTGGGACTGCTTCGATGCGATCGTGCGCAGCTTGCGCCAGCTTGAGAATGATGAAACGCTGCTGGTGCAATCCGGAAAGCCGGTTGGGATTTTCAAAACACACAGCGATGCGCCGCGCGTGTTGATTGCCAATTCGCTTTTGGTGCCGGCCTGGGCGAATGCCGCTTATTTTCGCGAGTTGGAAGATCGCGGGTTGATTATGTACGGTCAGATGACGGCCGGCAGTTGGATTTATATCGGCACGCAGGGAATTTTGCAAGGCACGTACGAGACATTTGCAGCCGCCGCAGCGCAACATTTTGGCGGCTCACTCGCCGGACGGCTGGTGGTGACCGGCGGCATGGGCGGAATGGGCGGGGCGCAACCGTTGGCGGCAACCATGAATGGCGCGGCCTGCCTGGTGGTGGAAGTGGATCGCCAGCGCATCGAACGGCGGATTCAACATCGCTATTGCGATCGGCTGGCAGATAATTTGGAGGCAGCGCTGCAGATGTTGAACGAAGCGAAGCAGAACAAAAAAGCGCTGTCGGTAGGACTCGTTGGAAATTGCGCAGATATTTTACCCGAGTTGGTGCGCCGGAATATCGTCCCCGATATTTTGACAGATCAAACCTCTGCGCACGATGAATTGAACGGCTATGTGCCGAACGGCATGCCTTACGCCGAGGCGCTGGCGTTACGTCAGCGTAACCCGGCGGAATATATCAAACACGCTTACGAGGCGATGGCAACGCATGTGCGGGCGATGCTGGATTTGCAGAGACGCGGCGCCGTGACGTTCGATTACGGCAACAACTTGCGGGCGCAGGCGCAAAAAGCCGGCGTCACGAACGCATTTGACTTCCCGGGTTTTGTGCCGGCATATGTTCGCCCTTTGTTTTGTGAAGGCAAGGGGCCGTTTCGCTGGGCCGCGCTTTCGGGTGATCCGCACGATATTGCAGTAACGGACGATTTGGTTTTGCAGTTATTTCCGCACAACCAGGCGCTGCGCCGCTGGATTGAAATGGCGCGTGAACGCGTCGCGTTTCAAGGCTTGCCGGCGCGCATTTGCTGGCTCGGCTACGGCGAACGCGCGCAATTCGGGCTTGCGCTCAATGCGCTGGTTGCGTCGGGCAAAATCAAAGCCCCGATTGTGATTGGCCGCGATCATCTTGATTGCGGCTCGGTCGCTTCGCCGAATCGCGAGACCGAGGCCATGTTAGATGGCTCCGATGCCATTGCAGATTGGCCGATACTGAATGCTTTGTTGAATACCGCCTCCGGCGCCTCCTGGGTTTCCGTGCATCACGGCGGCGGCGTCGGCATTGGCTACTCGCTGCATGCCGGACAGGTGATTGTGGCGGATGGCACGCCGGAAGCCGCCCGCCGGCTCGAACGTGTGCTCACCAATGATCCGGGAATCGGTGTGGCCCGGCATGTCGACGCGGGCTATGACATCGCACAACAGGTCGCGCGCACGCGCGATATAAAAATCCCGATGATGCCGTCATGA
- a CDS encoding 50S ribosomal protein L17: MRHRKDTKKLGRTSSHRKAMLSNLVSSVIEHKHVRTTTVKAKEARRVVDRMITHAKKNTVAARRLVFSHLRRRDIVKSLFDDIAPKYATRNGGYTRVLKIGRRQGDGAEISILELVGYEGVQLEKQQAAAEKRAERKKRKQEEIKSEAEREAKMEKSEKEE, from the coding sequence ATGCGACATCGCAAAGACACAAAAAAGCTCGGACGCACTTCCAGCCATCGCAAAGCGATGCTTTCGAACCTGGTCTCATCCGTAATCGAGCATAAACACGTTCGCACCACCACCGTCAAGGCGAAAGAAGCGCGCCGCGTCGTCGATCGCATGATCACACATGCGAAGAAAAACACGGTGGCAGCCCGCCGTTTGGTATTCAGCCATTTGCGCCGCCGGGACATTGTGAAAAGCCTGTTCGATGATATCGCTCCGAAGTATGCCACGCGCAACGGCGGCTATACGCGCGTGCTGAAAATCGGCCGCCGGCAGGGCGATGGCGCCGAGATTTCCATTCTCGAGTTGGTCGGCTATGAAGGCGTGCAGCTTGAAAAGCAGCAAGCAGCGGCGGAAAAGCGCGCGGAGCGCAAGAAACGCAAACAGGAAGAGATCAAATCCGAAGCTGAGCGCGAAGCTAAAATGGAAAAATCCGAAAAAGAAGAATGA
- a CDS encoding DNA-directed RNA polymerase subunit alpha, with product MNWPYLQMPEGVELEEASYSSTFGRFIIQPLERGFGTTIGNALRRVLLSSLPGAAITMVKIDGVLHEFSSIPGVVEDVTQIILNLKEVRFKLINKKPDKVTLELSGPKEFTAGDIQNGTTDFEILNPDHHIATLNKGANFKVELRIGRGHGYIPAEENKLPDQPIGAIPIDAIYTPIKNVSFRVENTRVQQRIDYEKLILEITTDGSITPDDSLTYAGKILRDHINLFINFDIEPEDEEPSEVDEESLKIRKLLKMPVDELELSVRSYNCLMAANIKTIGDLVRRDEQEMLKFRNFGRKSLQELTQILEEKGLQFGMDVDKYLRADNE from the coding sequence ATGAATTGGCCGTATTTACAAATGCCGGAAGGCGTGGAGCTTGAAGAAGCGAGCTACTCGAGCACATTTGGCAGATTTATCATACAACCCTTGGAACGCGGCTTTGGAACGACAATCGGAAATGCCCTGCGCCGCGTGCTCCTGTCTTCACTGCCGGGAGCTGCCATCACGATGGTCAAGATCGATGGCGTTTTGCACGAGTTCTCGTCGATTCCTGGCGTCGTAGAAGACGTAACACAGATCATTTTGAATCTCAAGGAAGTGCGCTTCAAATTGATCAACAAGAAGCCGGATAAAGTCACGTTGGAGTTGAGTGGCCCGAAAGAATTCACCGCCGGCGATATTCAAAATGGCACGACGGATTTCGAGATTCTGAATCCCGATCATCATATCGCCACGCTGAACAAAGGCGCAAACTTCAAAGTCGAATTGCGTATCGGTCGCGGGCACGGCTACATTCCGGCGGAGGAAAACAAGCTGCCGGATCAACCGATCGGCGCCATTCCGATTGACGCAATTTACACGCCGATCAAAAATGTGAGCTTCCGCGTGGAAAACACGCGCGTGCAGCAGCGCATCGATTATGAAAAATTGATTCTCGAAATTACCACCGACGGCAGTATCACGCCCGATGACAGCCTGACCTATGCCGGCAAGATCCTGCGTGATCATATCAATCTGTTCATCAATTTTGATATTGAGCCGGAAGATGAGGAGCCTTCGGAAGTCGACGAAGAGTCCTTGAAGATTCGCAAATTGTTGAAGATGCCGGTTGATGAGTTGGAATTGTCAGTACGTTCTTACAATTGCTTGATGGCGGCGAATATCAAAACCATCGGCGATCTCGTGCGCCGCGACGAACAAGAAATGTTAAAGTTCCGGAATTTCGGCCGCAAATCCCTGCAAGAGCTGACGCAGATTCTTGAAGAAAAGGGCCTGCAGTTCGGCATGGACGTCGACAAGTATCTGCGCGCTGATAACGAATAG
- the rpsD gene encoding 30S ribosomal protein S4, with amino-acid sequence MARYIGPVCKLCRREEKKLFLKGAKCTSPKCPIEKRNFPPGQHGKNRRFKVSEYGVQLREKQKMRRIYGLLEKQFHNTYKKALRVKGVTGENLLRLLERRLDNIVYRLGFAPSRNAARQLVRHRHFMVNDRLVDIPSYLVKSGDVIKVREKSRKLEIIHASMRRMREGKALPWLDLNKANMTGTVLEIPGRADIPTEVNEALIVELYSK; translated from the coding sequence GCTTTTTCTAAAAGGCGCGAAATGTACCTCACCCAAATGCCCGATCGAGAAAAGAAATTTTCCGCCCGGCCAGCACGGCAAGAACCGCCGCTTCAAAGTTTCAGAATACGGCGTGCAATTGCGGGAGAAGCAGAAAATGCGCCGCATCTACGGGCTTCTGGAAAAGCAATTCCACAATACCTACAAAAAGGCGTTGCGCGTCAAGGGTGTTACGGGCGAGAATTTGTTGCGCTTGCTGGAAAGGCGGCTGGACAACATCGTCTATCGCCTCGGCTTTGCGCCCTCACGCAATGCGGCGCGCCAGCTTGTGCGCCATCGCCATTTTATGGTGAACGATCGCTTGGTCGATATTCCCTCTTATCTCGTCAAAAGCGGCGACGTGATCAAAGTGCGCGAGAAAAGCCGCAAACTTGAGATCATTCACGCCTCGATGCGGCGGATGCGCGAAGGCAAGGCCCTGCCCTGGCTGGATTTGAACAAAGCCAATATGACGGGAACTGTTCTTGAAATTCCCGGTCGTGCGGATATTCCGACCGAAGTGAATGAAGCGTTGATTGTTGAATTGTATTCGAAGTAA